In Flagellatimonas centrodinii, a single window of DNA contains:
- the ubiG gene encoding bifunctional 2-polyprenyl-6-hydroxyphenol methylase/3-demethylubiquinol 3-O-methyltransferase UbiG: MNTSNVDPAEIHHFSALADHWWDPQGEMATLHHINPVRLAYIDDVAAGVRGRRALDVGCGGGLLTEALAAAGADATGIDLAAPSIDVARRHAVVAGLKVDYHCVATEAFAREAAGRFELVCCLEMLEHVPDPAAVVSACATLAAPGATLVFSTLNRNPKAFAMAIVGAEYLLGLIPRGTHDFAQFIRPSELAEWVRAAGLEVVGLRGLHYNPLLKTARLSDDVSVNYFLHARKPS, translated from the coding sequence ATGAACACGTCGAACGTCGACCCTGCCGAAATTCACCATTTCTCCGCCCTCGCCGACCATTGGTGGGACCCCCAGGGGGAAATGGCCACCCTCCACCACATCAACCCGGTGCGCCTCGCCTATATCGACGACGTGGCAGCCGGGGTGCGCGGCCGCCGTGCGCTCGATGTCGGCTGTGGCGGCGGCCTGCTGACCGAAGCCCTGGCAGCCGCCGGCGCCGACGCCACCGGCATCGACCTGGCGGCGCCTTCAATCGACGTCGCCCGTCGCCATGCCGTGGTTGCGGGCCTGAAGGTTGACTATCACTGTGTGGCCACCGAAGCGTTCGCCCGTGAGGCGGCCGGCCGCTTCGAGCTGGTCTGCTGTCTTGAGATGCTGGAACACGTGCCGGACCCGGCAGCCGTGGTCAGCGCCTGCGCCACGCTGGCGGCCCCCGGCGCGACGCTGGTGTTCTCAACGCTCAACCGCAACCCCAAGGCTTTCGCCATGGCGATCGTCGGGGCCGAGTACCTGCTGGGGTTGATCCCCCGCGGCACCCATGACTTCGCCCAGTTCATCCGGCCGTCGGAGCTGGCGGAGTGGGTGCGTGCCGCCGGACTGGAGGTGGTTGGCTTGCGCGGCCTGCACTACAACCCGCTGCTGAAGACGGCTCGACTGAGCGATGACGTATCGGTGAACTACTTCCTGCATGCAAGAAAGCCGTCATGA
- a CDS encoding pyridoxal-phosphate-dependent aminotransferase family protein, protein MFQPPLRYLMGPGPASVAPSVLQAQAQPTIGHLDPAFVGLMDEIQAQLRQVFRTENAFTMALSAPATAAMEACLANVLERGDRVLICVNGVFGVRLAEMARRCGAEVDTVHFPWGRAVQVAEVAETLETASAPYKLVAWVQAETSTGALSDSAALAALCRQHQALSLVDCVTAIAGVPIEVDAWGLDMVYAGTQKCLGAPPGLAPVTVSDRALAVCRARTTPVQTWFADFSLLGGYWGEAQRRVYHHTAPVNALYGLHEALRLVLEEGLEARWARHQRVSQSLVEGLAAMGIEVIPPETERLPPLTTLRIPEGVDDAAFRRYLLEQHHLEIGAGLGELAGKAWRIGLMGYGCTEEAVARVLDALRQGLVQFAPRQAAA, encoded by the coding sequence ATGTTTCAGCCCCCTCTGCGGTATCTGATGGGCCCTGGCCCGGCGTCGGTGGCGCCCAGCGTGCTGCAGGCACAGGCGCAGCCCACGATCGGACACCTGGATCCGGCCTTCGTTGGGCTGATGGACGAGATTCAGGCGCAGCTGCGGCAGGTGTTCCGCACCGAGAATGCCTTCACCATGGCACTGTCGGCACCGGCGACAGCCGCGATGGAGGCCTGTCTGGCCAATGTGCTGGAGCGTGGTGATCGCGTGTTGATCTGCGTCAACGGCGTGTTCGGCGTTCGTCTGGCGGAAATGGCGCGGCGTTGTGGCGCTGAGGTGGACACCGTTCATTTCCCCTGGGGACGTGCGGTTCAGGTGGCGGAGGTGGCGGAGACGCTGGAGACCGCCAGCGCCCCCTACAAGCTGGTGGCGTGGGTACAGGCCGAGACGTCCACCGGCGCACTCAGTGACAGTGCTGCCCTGGCTGCGCTGTGTCGGCAGCACCAGGCATTGTCGTTGGTGGACTGTGTCACGGCCATTGCCGGTGTGCCGATCGAAGTCGATGCCTGGGGCCTGGACATGGTCTACGCCGGCACCCAGAAATGCCTCGGTGCGCCGCCAGGACTGGCACCGGTCACCGTCAGTGATCGCGCCCTGGCCGTGTGCCGGGCGCGGACCACGCCGGTGCAGACCTGGTTTGCCGACTTTTCCCTGCTGGGTGGCTACTGGGGGGAGGCGCAGCGTCGTGTTTATCATCACACGGCGCCGGTCAACGCGCTCTATGGGCTGCATGAAGCCCTGCGATTGGTGCTGGAGGAAGGCCTCGAGGCGCGATGGGCGCGTCACCAGCGGGTCAGTCAATCCCTGGTGGAGGGCCTCGCCGCCATGGGAATCGAGGTGATTCCGCCCGAGACCGAGCGACTGCCGCCGTTGACCACCCTGCGTATCCCAGAGGGGGTGGACGATGCGGCCTTCCGTCGATACCTGCTGGAACAGCACCATCTCGAGATCGGCGCCGGTCTTGGCGAACTCGCCGGCAAGGCCTGGCGCATCGGTCTGATGGGTTACGGCTGCACCGAGGAAGCGGTGGCGCGTGTGCTGGATGCGCTGCGTCAGGGGCTGGTGCAGTTCGCCCCTCGGCAGGCCGCCGCCTGA